A window of the Salvelinus fontinalis isolate EN_2023a chromosome 26, ASM2944872v1, whole genome shotgun sequence genome harbors these coding sequences:
- the LOC129823821 gene encoding uncharacterized protein LOC129823821 — protein MSDYTVKIEGTGPEESEASPEKSRDPSPEPAVLPVTDVCFLGAMEHTNEMLSSLDQVMDSQTQENGEQVEATESQRKRLKGNLGLSSAGCSLGCIPSFDSVSLTSTVNTDNNSGESLEQLQYQGVLSVDTCDEVEVKVPVDNDTLMPTVIDCDSLTTLDQIASLRTLQEEMDRVLDMDTVDCLSRTVSFESRPIPEKSGSTKTYCSGVRSATPYASKPSLTSIDTHGAENEVEAKVLNIDLSSFTLDRISFSSILQEENDRVLDMDTMDCRSLSRTVRFESCPIPERSGSLKTYCSSVRSPTPYQSRLSLTSTEAHDQVAHSSGTQVSLQILMDPLVELFGITQDMIYTDVQDRVIEVLQDIYSAANQLEQQLFQSVIDRQARAIVKAVVQQINAALSRAIQQTCSGSQLLSIVGSAKLYSKDELAAVEGQGVPLITSSAEGDRDGNKEGSRPLKHCFNSFVRVLSAKMRIISKGIKQRGESAQQEHKLVVELPASSDEGTEQEAAEEAGSSTVSEPSRKEITEVSEVLQSESDDSLLPSIGGMLFHVGSMPHTEDSVELYDSVPSKLTPESMVQEERVDEGLSKACSRTTSSTSTTFSMDDIQKAVATLTTSGSDRGRSIITTPEMPEQSLHHQGGGLDSPVSSERRVAGSGRKSPATWSDAEGLSSAKKELMERIVLSREDAASAKSLEILLSGILRPHTDKLVDQLRSLLMVNSTLTAQSVSGRSKSESALPKSSMTGELQREISRKGLLEIAYTITERSIKTLLEQLLTALLPPSAVVEVARSCQNIRPVTPSQMMSSEVSPGCCNPLSMICRVIIDVFTITRQVVETASEMDMSPPGENIDERLCSNIAPLPTDSTPSVHPINRECNRSLVTKPTNKVKSLTFSFPKLPKISLIKSKKVNKGDITPLETTKDPTDVDYSIFCTTPTPENAQRQEENLASCSSQRKEWPKNQLFLIRVYSAKSRHDNS, from the exons ATGTCTGACTACACTGTGAAGATCGAGGGAACTGGTCCTGAGGAGTCCGAGGCGTCCCCTGAGaagtccag GGACCCGTCTCCTGAGCCTGCTGTCCTGCCCGTGACAGATGTGTGCTTCCTTGGAGCAATGGAACACACG AATGAGATGCTTAGCTCCCTGGATCAAGTGATGGACAGTCAAACACAAGAAAATGGTGAACAAGTGGAAGCAACTGAAAGTCAGAGGAAGAGACTAAAG GGAAACCTAGGTTTGTCCTCTGCTGGGTGTTCACTTGGATGTATTCCAAGCTTTGACTCAG TGTCCCTTACATCtacggtcaacacggataacaaCTCAGGGGAGAGTCTAGAGCAGCTGCAGTACCAAGGGGTCCTGAGTGTGGATACATGTGATGAGGTGGAGGTCAAGGTGCCTGTAGATAATGACACCCTGATGCCCACAGTCATTGACTGTGACTCCTTGACAACCCTGGACCAGATAGCCTCCTTGAGGACTCTTCAGGAGGAGATGGACAGAGTGCTGGACATGGACACTGTCGATTGTCTCTCGAGAACAGTTAGCTTTGAAAGCAGACCAATTCCGGAGAAGAGTGGAAGCACAAAGACATATTGCAGTGGTGTACGCTCGGCAACTCCCTACGCTTCAAAACC ATCCCTTACATCTATTGACACACATGGGGCTGAAAATGAGGTGGAGGCCAAGGTGCTCAATATCGACTTATCTTCATTCACCCTGGACCGGATTTCCTTCTCCAGTATTCTTCAGGAGGAGAACGACAGAGTGCTGGACATGGACACTATGGATTGTCGCTCTCTGTCGAGAACAGTTCGCTTTGAAAGCTGCCCAATTCCGGAGAGGAGTGGAAGCTTGAAGACGTATTGCAGTAGTGTACGGTCGCCCACCCCCTACCAGTCAAGATT ATCCCTTACCTCCACTGAGGCACATGATCAGGTTGCACACAGCTCAGGCACACAAGTGAGCCTCCAAATCCTGATGGACCCTCTGGTGGAGCTTTTTGGTATCACTCAGGATATGATATACACAGACGTCCAGGATAGAGTGATTGAAGTGCTGCAGGACATCTACTCGGCAGCTAACCAGCTAGAGCAACAGCTATTCCAGAGTGTCATTGACAGGCAAGCCAGAGCCATTGTAAAGGCGGTAGTGCAGCAGATCAATGCCGCTCTGTCCAGGGCTATACAACAAACATGCTCGGGATCACAATTACTTAGTATAGTGGGATCTGCCAAGCTCTATAGCAAAGATGAGTTGGCAGCGGTTGAGGGCCAAGGAGTTCCTTTGATCACCTCATcagcagagggagacagggatggCAACAAGGAAGGAAGTAGACCGTTGAAACATTGTTTTAACAGCTTTGTTCGTGTTTTGTCAGCAAAAATGAGGATTATCTCCAAGGGGATCAAACAGAGAGGCGAGAGTGCACAACAAGAGCACAAGCTAGTTGTTGAACTGCCAGCATCATCTGACGAGGGTACAGAGCAAGAGGCAGCAGAGGAAGCTGGATCAAGTACAGTTTCTGAACCCTCTAGGAAGGAGATCACAGAGGTCAGTGAAGTTCTTCAGTCGGAATCTGATGATTCTCTACTTCCCTCCATTGGGGGAATGCTCTTCCACGTTGGATCCATGCCTCATACAGAGGATTCAGTGGAGCTATACGACAGTGTCCCATCAAAGTTGACACCAGAAAGTATGGTGCAGGAAGAACGTGTTGATGAAGGCTTGTCTAAGGCTTGTTCCAGGACAACTTCTTCAACCAGCACCACTTTCAGCATGGATGACATCCAGAAGGCTGTTGCTACTTTGACCACTTCTGGAAGTGACAGGGGTAGAAGCATTATCACTACCCCAGAAATGCCAGAGCAGAGTCTGCACCACCAGGGAGGTGGACTGGACAGCCCTGTCTCTTCAGAGAGAAGAGTGGCTGGAAGTGGAAGAAAGAGCCCTGCAACTTGGTCAGACGCAGAGGGATTAAGTTCTGCAAAAAAGGAGTTAATGGAGAGGATTGTGCTCAGCCGTGAGGATGCAGCGTCAGCAAAGAGCCTGGAGATCCTCCTCTCTGGCATTCTTCGTCCTCACACTGACAAGTTAGTCGACCAGCTGCGAAGCCTTTTGATGGTGAACAGCACACTTACAGCACAATCTGTGTCTGGCAGGTCAAAATCAGAATCTGCTCTGCCGAAGTCCAGCATGACAGGGGAACTCCAAAGGGAGATCTCAAGGAAGGGTTTGCTGGAGATAGCATATACTATCACCGAGAGATCGATAAAGACCCTTTTGGAGCAGCTGCTCactgccctcctccctccatctgcagTGGTTGAGGTTGCCAGGTCATGTCAGAACATCCGACCAGTCACTCCCTCTCAGATGATGAGTTCTGAAGTTAGCCCAGGGTGCTGCAACCCTCTTTCAATGATTTGCCGTGTGATCATAGATGTCTTTACGATCACAAGACAGGTGGTTGAGACAGCCAGTGAAATGGATATGTCTCCCCCCGGAGAGAACATTGATGAAAGGCTTTGTAGCAACATAGCGCCACTGCCCACTGATTCAACCCCATCTGTCCACCCGATCAACCGTGAGTGCAACAGATCTTTGGtgaccaaaccaacaaacaaagtCAAGAGCTTGACATTCTCATTTCCTAAGCTCCCAAAGATCAGTCTCATAAAG AGCAAGAAAGTCAACAAAGGGGATATCACTCCCCTTGAGACCACCAAGGATCCTACTGATGTTGACTATAGTA TATTCTGCACTACTCCAACACCAGAGAATGCACAACGACAAGAGGAAAATCTTGCCTCCTGCTCCTCACAGAGGAAGGAATGGCCAAAGAACCAATTATTTTTAATCAGGGTATACTCTGCCAAGTCTAGGCATGACAACAGCTAG